The following coding sequences are from one Candidatus Methylomirabilis sp. window:
- a CDS encoding sigma-54 dependent transcriptional regulator: MGQAGAPGEGITVLVVDDERPTRLLMERELPRAGCAVLSVPSGEEALEQLRARDFDVVLLDLKMPGIGGMETLRRIRDSGTSAEVVVLTGHPDVHSAIEAMRLGAYDYLTKPFKLAEVEEVLRRAAERKRLQQENTALRRMVAQREPAPLLIGQAPAMAAVLQTVERIAPSDANVLLEGESGTGKGLVARAIHRQSRRAAGPFLVINCGGFQEPLLESELFGHERGAFTGASSAKQGLFEVADRGTLFLDEVGEMSPAMQAKLLQVLDTRELRRVGGTRVHRVDVRIVAATNKELAREVRAGRFREDLYYRLNVVGVRLPPLRERREDIPLLVEHFLRQFQVTARRAKTVSPEALELLAAFAWPGNVRELANTIERLVILAEGDVIGPGDLPPNIRSPQGSPPGPSAGPGSLAEMERLHIARVLAETGGKKMRAARLLGIDLKTLNHKIKLYGISV, encoded by the coding sequence CTGGAACAGCTCCGGGCCCGGGACTTCGATGTGGTCCTCCTGGACCTCAAGATGCCCGGAATCGGCGGGATGGAGACGCTCCGCCGGATCCGGGACTCCGGCACCTCGGCCGAGGTGGTCGTCCTGACCGGGCACCCGGACGTCCACAGCGCCATCGAGGCCATGAGGCTGGGGGCCTACGACTACCTCACCAAGCCGTTCAAGCTGGCCGAGGTGGAGGAGGTGCTCCGACGGGCGGCGGAGCGAAAGCGCCTCCAGCAGGAGAACACGGCCCTCCGGCGCATGGTGGCCCAGCGGGAGCCGGCGCCGCTCCTGATCGGTCAGGCCCCGGCCATGGCCGCCGTCCTCCAGACCGTGGAGCGGATCGCGCCGAGCGATGCGAACGTCCTCCTCGAGGGGGAGAGCGGGACCGGGAAGGGGCTGGTGGCCCGGGCCATCCACCGGCAGAGCCGCCGGGCCGCCGGGCCCTTCCTCGTCATCAACTGCGGCGGCTTTCAGGAGCCGCTCCTGGAGAGCGAGCTCTTCGGCCACGAGCGGGGCGCCTTCACGGGAGCCAGCAGCGCGAAGCAGGGGCTCTTCGAGGTGGCGGACCGGGGGACCCTCTTCCTCGATGAGGTCGGAGAGATGAGCCCGGCGATGCAGGCCAAGCTCCTCCAGGTGCTGGATACGCGGGAGCTGCGCCGGGTGGGGGGGACCCGGGTCCATCGGGTGGACGTGCGCATCGTGGCGGCCACCAACAAAGAGCTGGCCCGGGAGGTCCGGGCGGGTCGGTTCCGCGAGGACCTCTATTACCGGCTCAACGTCGTCGGGGTGCGCCTTCCTCCCCTGCGGGAGCGGAGGGAGGACATCCCCCTCCTGGTCGAGCACTTCCTGAGGCAGTTCCAGGTCACCGCCCGGAGGGCCAAGACCGTCTCCCCGGAGGCTCTCGAGCTCCTGGCTGCCTTCGCGTGGCCGGGGAACGTGCGGGAGCTGGCCAACACCATCGAGCGCCTGGTCATCCTGGCGGAGGGAGACGTCATCGGCCCGGGGGACCTCCCGCCGAACATCCGGTCCCCGCAGGGCTCCCCGCCTGGCCCCTCGGCCGGCCCCGGCTCCCTTGCCGAGATGGAGCGGCTCCACATCGCCCGGGTGCTCGCCGAGACCGGCGGGAAGAAGATGCGGGCGGCGCGCCTCCTCGGCATTGACCTCAAGACCCTGAATCACAAGATCAAGCTCTACGGCATTTCGGTGTAG
- a CDS encoding response regulator: MHVIVCSSNPAVVGAVSRPFDQHGHRLTVCESSLEVLGAASVVAADLVILDLETPGLGGLLLISALQERAPGMPLVAVSTRPDPDARLLSQRGVAYAMLSPAAA; encoded by the coding sequence ATGCACGTGATCGTGTGTTCCAGCAACCCGGCGGTCGTGGGAGCGGTCTCCCGACCGTTCGACCAGCACGGGCATCGCCTGACGGTCTGTGAGTCCAGCCTGGAGGTCCTGGGGGCGGCCTCCGTCGTCGCCGCCGATCTCGTGATCCTGGACCTGGAGACGCCGGGGCTCGGGGGCCTCCTGCTCATCTCCGCGCTCCAGGAGCGTGCCCCCGGGATGCCGCTCGTGGCGGTCTCCACGCGACCCGACCCGGACGCCCGGCTGCTCTCCCAGCGGGGCGTGGCGTATGCGATGCTTTCCCCCGCTGCTGCGG